From the genome of Hymenobacter sp. PAMC 26628, one region includes:
- a CDS encoding RagB/SusD family nutrient uptake outer membrane protein, with translation MHITNFRQLATRSALLLSLGLTVGACDKAVNVQPSNSVSSTAGYSTKEDAAAGLLGCYDAVQNVDYDGVGFPSTVDLLAREIREVGTFNTTFGLINQNQTSADNVQVGNTWNAIYTAINRANYLLQQSDKITDPAFPKLATQAQARALRAYHYMNLLALWGGSPQGYGYDGGLGVPLRLTPTTAVGPETDAIPRSTEAQVAAAIRADLDFAIANLAAGTGNRVTKNSALALRARFELRMRNYADALSFAKQVPATAGFATAAATGVTTPDALWQLVFSNTDQNLFAFYWYPAPGGRNEFDPGTGFAAAHPAGDRRLAVNVATAPAGTTLKYTRTATRDDPFNVVRYAEVVLTLAEAAAQTGDLATAALQLNVIRTRAGLAPTTATTASDLITDILLQRRLELAYEGNYWFDLRRTNTVQSTLGTAPPAAANAWNQTYRNLFPIPVREINVTNGLIAQNPQY, from the coding sequence ATGCATATAACTAATTTTCGCCAGCTCGCCACCCGCTCGGCCCTGCTACTGAGCCTGGGGCTAACCGTGGGTGCGTGCGACAAAGCGGTCAACGTTCAGCCGTCGAACAGTGTGAGCTCAACTGCTGGCTACAGCACCAAGGAAGATGCCGCCGCTGGCTTGCTTGGCTGCTACGATGCCGTGCAAAACGTTGATTACGACGGTGTAGGCTTCCCGTCAACGGTTGACTTGCTGGCCCGAGAAATCCGGGAAGTGGGCACGTTTAACACCACTTTTGGCCTGATAAACCAGAACCAGACTTCAGCGGATAACGTGCAGGTAGGCAACACCTGGAACGCCATTTACACCGCCATCAACCGCGCCAACTACCTGCTCCAACAAAGCGATAAGATTACTGACCCCGCGTTTCCGAAGCTGGCTACTCAGGCCCAGGCGCGGGCGTTGCGGGCCTACCACTACATGAACCTGCTGGCCTTGTGGGGCGGCAGCCCCCAAGGCTACGGCTACGACGGGGGTCTCGGGGTGCCGCTGCGCCTCACGCCAACCACGGCCGTTGGCCCGGAAACCGATGCCATTCCCCGCTCAACCGAGGCCCAGGTAGCCGCGGCCATCCGGGCCGACCTGGATTTCGCCATCGCCAACTTGGCGGCCGGCACTGGCAACCGCGTTACCAAAAACTCGGCCCTGGCCCTGCGGGCTCGCTTCGAACTGCGGATGCGCAACTACGCCGATGCCCTGTCGTTTGCCAAGCAGGTGCCCGCCACGGCTGGGTTTGCCACGGCGGCAGCCACGGGCGTCACAACGCCCGATGCCCTCTGGCAACTGGTGTTTTCGAACACAGACCAGAACCTGTTTGCTTTTTACTGGTACCCTGCCCCGGGCGGACGGAACGAATTTGACCCGGGCACAGGCTTTGCCGCGGCGCACCCGGCCGGCGACCGCCGCTTGGCCGTCAACGTAGCTACTGCGCCTGCGGGCACCACGCTCAAATACACCCGCACCGCTACCCGCGACGACCCCTTCAACGTGGTGCGCTACGCTGAGGTAGTGCTTACTTTGGCCGAAGCTGCTGCCCAAACCGGCGACCTGGCCACAGCAGCGCTGCAACTCAACGTCATCCGCACCCGGGCCGGCCTGGCCCCAACCACGGCTACAACGGCTTCGGACTTGATTACCGATATCCTGTTGCAGCGCCGCTTGGAACTAGCTTACGAGGGCAACTACTGGTTCGACCTGCGCCGCACCAACACCGTGCAATCGACCTTGGGCACGGCCCCCCCGGCCGCAGCCAACGCCTGGAACCAGACCTACCGCAACCTATTCCCGATTCCAGTGCGCGAAATCAACGTCACCAACGGGCTGATTGCGCAGAACCCACAGTACTAA
- a CDS encoding IS5 family transposase, protein MATTRCYPSDISDDEWAFVCPYLCLMREDAPQREHPLRALFNGLRYLAHTGCPWRYLPHDLPPWAAVYQQWERWRDARVFERIVHDLNELQRMLLGRAATPTAVIFDGRTLQSTPESGHRAGYDGAKRRKGSKAHIAVDTLGHLLSVVVTPANEQERAQVGELCRQVQEVTGQTVEVSFGDQGYTGEDPEYEAAVHDIDLQVIMKPEGQTGFVLLPRRWVVERSFAWCSRFRRLARDHERLSQTLQQLHFVVFACIMLARHASST, encoded by the coding sequence ATGGCGACAACGCGGTGTTACCCCAGTGATATTTCGGACGATGAATGGGCATTTGTGTGCCCCTACCTGTGCTTGATGCGTGAAGATGCGCCCCAACGGGAACACCCGTTGCGCGCCCTCTTTAATGGCTTGCGCTATCTGGCCCACACAGGTTGCCCCTGGCGTTACCTGCCCCACGACCTGCCGCCCTGGGCGGCCGTGTACCAGCAATGGGAGCGCTGGCGGGACGCCCGCGTATTCGAACGTATCGTACACGACTTGAATGAGTTGCAGCGAATGTTACTGGGCCGGGCAGCTACACCCACGGCCGTCATTTTTGACGGGCGCACGCTGCAAAGCACGCCTGAGAGTGGACACCGGGCGGGCTATGACGGAGCCAAACGGCGCAAGGGAAGTAAAGCGCACATCGCCGTGGATACGCTGGGCCACCTGCTGAGCGTGGTCGTCACCCCGGCTAATGAGCAGGAGCGGGCGCAGGTGGGCGAGCTATGTCGGCAGGTGCAGGAAGTGACGGGTCAAACGGTCGAGGTCAGCTTCGGCGACCAGGGGTATACGGGGGAGGACCCGGAGTACGAAGCGGCGGTGCATGACATTGACTTGCAAGTAATTATGAAACCAGAAGGGCAGACTGGTTTTGTATTATTGCCCCGCCGGTGGGTGGTCGAACGCAGCTTTGCCTGGTGCAGCCGCTTTCGGCGGCTGGCCCGCGACCACGAGCGCTTGAGTCAGACCTTACAGCAGCTTCATTTTGTCGTTTTTGCCTGTATTATGCTCGCCCGACACGCTTCAAGTACATAA
- a CDS encoding SusC/RagA family TonB-linked outer membrane protein — MFTLFHQVMAQTRTISGRVIDQTNGGGLPGVTVLLKGTTTGVSTNADGGFTLGVPASGGTLTFSSVGFVTQDQPIGSSAVMSVAMATDTKQLNEIVVMGYGTQQNRREVKGAVSTVNSADYKDQPIIGVDQALQGRAAGVQVTQSSGTPGGGISVRVRGAASIGASNEPLYVVDGLPVITGSTTQVGAGGQLTNGLNDLNPNDIESIEVLKDAASAAIYGSRGSNGVVLITTKRGKSGKARVDLDYYTGAQSVWKRPQVLNGAQQTQLFLDAAAGAYPANAAGNYPTDFGPPNARYVFRSNADLAAYIYGPGDATVVNGLAQYVDAGPIRPLSQFQNPTTSTSTDWTKEVLRTAPISNYGLTFSGGSDASRYRLALNYFDQQGTFIGSGYTRGSARLSVDNKLSEKIRMGVSIGLSQSVNNRINNDNNIYGVLTTARLYPSDLPIYNADGTYYKNGSLENPVAAGKEPYFKSTNSRLIGSQYTEFELIKNLKYRATFGIDYTYGRDDVFLSTLTNAGAAVRGDATAATIQNLNYNHISSLNYNKTFGTDHSLSALAVAEYQRNSESDIFTEVTGFPSNAIRELSAGATKTNATSSSTGRALFGVLAKVDYAYKGRYLLGASVRRDQSSTFGADNQVGYFPAVSAGWRVIEEGFLKDQTTLSELKLRGSYGETGNQALGDFSSRGLISPGRNYLDQGGLSLSQLANPNLKWERTRQTNIGVDFGLFQNRLYVSADVYQRKTDALLLAQNLPSDTGFLSYSANVGNIENKGLEFALTTINFRNEGTGFNWETNFNISFNRNLVTLLSDPNPLGIATGFASRLIVGQPLGAFYGYRVDHIFQTQEEINALNAASTTGAYQSPSTRPGDIKFKDLNGDGRITAADQEIMGNAQPKYYGGITNTFRFMNFDLSAFLQYNVGNKVYNNPRAYTQGMSSVYGQDVAVLNRWTPTNTDTDMPRAVYNDPNNNARTSDRFLEDGSYLRLKSLTLGYSLPSALATRAHLRTVRIYVQSQNLVTFTKYTGLDPEVSTANTVSATNNSGNTVLGTDFFTYPQARTITGGVTLGF, encoded by the coding sequence ATGTTCACCCTCTTCCACCAAGTAATGGCCCAGACGCGGACCATCTCGGGTAGAGTAATCGACCAGACTAACGGTGGCGGCCTGCCAGGCGTAACGGTGCTGCTGAAAGGCACCACCACCGGTGTATCAACCAACGCCGATGGCGGCTTTACCCTGGGTGTGCCCGCCAGCGGTGGTACGCTGACGTTCAGCTCCGTGGGCTTCGTCACCCAAGACCAACCCATTGGCAGTTCGGCTGTGATGTCGGTGGCCATGGCCACCGATACCAAGCAATTGAACGAAATTGTGGTGATGGGCTATGGTACCCAGCAAAACCGCCGTGAAGTAAAAGGCGCCGTTTCCACAGTAAACTCGGCCGATTACAAAGACCAGCCCATCATTGGCGTTGACCAGGCTTTGCAAGGCCGGGCGGCTGGCGTGCAAGTAACCCAAAGCTCGGGCACTCCTGGCGGCGGCATCAGCGTGCGTGTGCGCGGCGCGGCTTCCATTGGGGCCAGCAACGAGCCGCTGTACGTGGTGGATGGCCTGCCCGTAATTACCGGCAGTACGACTCAGGTAGGCGCGGGCGGCCAGCTGACCAACGGCCTGAATGACCTCAACCCCAACGATATTGAATCCATCGAAGTGCTGAAAGATGCGGCTTCGGCGGCTATCTACGGCTCGCGGGGCTCGAACGGTGTGGTGCTCATCACCACCAAGCGGGGCAAGTCGGGCAAGGCCCGCGTTGACCTCGACTACTACACCGGGGCCCAATCGGTGTGGAAGCGCCCCCAGGTGCTGAACGGGGCTCAGCAAACCCAGCTGTTTCTGGACGCCGCCGCGGGCGCGTATCCGGCCAACGCGGCCGGTAACTACCCTACTGATTTTGGTCCTCCTAATGCTCGGTACGTATTTCGCAGCAACGCCGACCTGGCCGCCTACATCTACGGTCCCGGCGATGCGACCGTCGTGAACGGCTTGGCCCAGTACGTGGACGCCGGCCCCATCCGGCCCCTGAGCCAGTTCCAGAACCCCACCACGTCTACCAGCACCGACTGGACCAAAGAGGTACTGCGCACGGCCCCTATCAGCAACTACGGCCTTACTTTTTCGGGCGGTTCGGATGCCAGCCGTTATCGCTTGGCGCTAAACTACTTCGACCAGCAGGGCACATTCATTGGCTCGGGCTACACCCGGGGCAGCGCCCGCTTGTCGGTGGATAATAAATTGTCGGAAAAAATCCGGATGGGGGTCTCCATTGGCCTGAGCCAAAGTGTTAACAACCGCATTAACAACGACAACAACATCTACGGCGTGCTGACGACGGCTCGTCTGTACCCCAGCGATTTGCCCATCTACAACGCGGACGGTACCTACTACAAAAACGGCTCGCTGGAAAACCCCGTGGCGGCGGGCAAAGAGCCCTACTTCAAATCCACGAACAGCCGCTTGATTGGCAGCCAGTACACCGAGTTTGAGCTGATCAAAAACCTGAAGTACCGGGCCACGTTCGGCATCGATTACACTTACGGGCGCGACGACGTTTTCCTGTCAACCCTGACAAACGCCGGGGCCGCCGTGCGCGGCGATGCCACTGCGGCCACCATACAAAACCTGAACTACAACCACATCAGCTCACTCAACTACAACAAAACTTTTGGCACCGACCACAGCCTGAGCGCTTTGGCTGTGGCCGAGTACCAGCGCAATTCCGAAAGCGACATCTTTACCGAAGTAACGGGCTTCCCCAGCAATGCCATCCGCGAACTTTCGGCGGGCGCTACCAAGACGAACGCCACTTCCTCTTCCACTGGCCGGGCCCTGTTTGGTGTGTTGGCCAAGGTAGATTACGCCTACAAGGGCCGTTACCTGCTCGGCGCGTCGGTGCGCCGCGACCAGTCTTCTACCTTCGGGGCCGATAACCAGGTGGGCTACTTCCCGGCGGTATCTGCCGGTTGGCGCGTAATTGAGGAAGGCTTCCTCAAGGACCAGACTACCCTGAGCGAATTGAAGCTGCGGGGCAGCTACGGCGAAACCGGCAACCAGGCCCTCGGCGACTTTAGCTCGCGCGGCCTCATCAGCCCCGGCCGCAACTACCTCGACCAGGGCGGCCTGTCGTTGTCGCAGCTGGCCAACCCCAACCTGAAATGGGAGCGGACGCGCCAGACCAACATAGGCGTGGACTTCGGCCTCTTCCAGAACCGCCTTTATGTTTCGGCCGACGTGTACCAGCGCAAGACCGACGCCCTCTTACTCGCGCAGAACCTTCCGTCCGACACCGGCTTTCTGAGCTACAGCGCCAACGTGGGCAACATCGAGAACAAAGGCCTCGAGTTCGCGCTGACGACCATCAACTTCCGTAACGAGGGCACCGGCTTCAACTGGGAAACCAACTTCAACATCAGCTTCAACCGCAACTTGGTGACGCTGTTGTCGGACCCCAATCCGCTGGGCATTGCAACGGGCTTCGCCAGCCGCCTCATCGTGGGCCAGCCCCTGGGGGCGTTTTACGGCTACCGCGTGGACCACATCTTCCAGACCCAGGAGGAAATCAACGCGCTGAACGCCGCCTCGACTACCGGTGCCTACCAGTCCCCCAGCACCCGGCCCGGCGACATCAAGTTTAAAGACCTGAACGGGGATGGCCGCATAACTGCTGCCGACCAGGAAATCATGGGCAATGCCCAGCCGAAGTATTACGGCGGCATCACCAACACGTTCCGCTTCATGAATTTCGACCTTAGCGCCTTCCTGCAATACAACGTGGGCAACAAAGTGTACAACAACCCGCGGGCCTACACCCAGGGCATGAGCAGCGTGTACGGCCAGGACGTGGCGGTGCTGAACCGGTGGACGCCTACCAACACCGACACCGACATGCCGCGGGCCGTGTACAACGACCCCAATAACAACGCCCGGACTTCGGACCGGTTCCTGGAGGACGGTTCGTACCTGCGCCTGAAAAGCCTGACCCTAGGCTATTCTCTGCCTTCGGCCTTGGCTACCCGCGCCCACCTGCGCACCGTGCGCATCTACGTGCAGTCGCAGAACCTGGTGACCTTCACCAAATACACGGGCCTCGACCCCGAGGTTAGCACCGCGAACACGGTAAGCGCAACAAACAATTCGGGAAACACCGTGCTTGGCACGGACTTCTTCACCTATCCTCAGGCGCGTACCATCACCGGCGGCGTTACGCTTGGGTTCTAA
- a CDS encoding SusC/RagA family TonB-linked outer membrane protein: MKKMLLMSLMLVITFFQHVAAQNRVVSGKVTDQKSGEGLPGVTVLLKGTTNGGSTNADGGFSLTIPSTDGTLMFSSVGYIPQQRIIGSETKFNVSLVADVKELSEVVVTALGIEKDKRTLGYATQEIKGGEVAQKSEPNVVNALQGKVSGVNITGASGLAGSSTNINIRGITSLGSSNQPLFVVDGIPISNDADRTNGGAAGTLYGAQTSNRAADIDPENVASISILKGPAAAALYGSRASSGAILITTKSGANVTRKLEVNVTSGLNFQSVLGLPEFQNGYGQGTGGVNTTLNGAGNIYTGSVNSWGPAFGTGPTRPNGLLLADNSFLPYQAYPDNIRNFFKRGVLLTNGVQLAGNNGTSNFSLNVNNTHQKGLTESSTLNRTNVQLGGGTTLQNKIRLTGSVNFSQTDQLAPQTGNGASAFGTLSAVPRSYDLQGQPYQTVTGANLFFPGRDNPNWNLLNTNTSSNVTRFINVASVGYDFLPWLSVTYRAGLDAYTDRRKQIAAISSNRNPTGLIFQDNIQYAEFTGDLLINAKKDNLFFDKLNANLLVGQQVNQRRRNEQYVSAATLSQPGFYNTINAANFTGSGEISTVRRLLGYYADLSLAYNNFLFLEATARVDQSSTLPKNNNTYLYPSVSAGFVFTDAFHIDSRFFSYGKIRANVARVGRDADPYVLESYYVSAGQGNNVANVTFPFNGVVGFKPSTSIGGGDVLKPEFTKSGEVGLNLGFFNNRVTLDATYFSTVSSNQILQVTLPGTTGYSSFITNAGKLTNKGIELLANIRPVKSASGFTWDVTANYTRLRNLVVDIYPGVTSSSIAGNSFIGSVPSYVVGQPYGVILGQKKATAPDGQYLINGKTGLWVPELSAQVTANPNVNWQGGITNTLAYKGLNFSFLVDAIVGGDILSFTQAAYKSAGMLKETGVDRNMPRVIPGVIQGVAADGSATYTPNNIQVDAQNYWSNQGLQSDLAIFDGTHYTLREVSLGYALPKGLLEHTPFGNVSFSISGRNLLYYAPNANFFPEVNTQGAGNIRGLDLQGPPSVRSYGAYLRFTL, translated from the coding sequence ATGAAAAAAATGTTACTCATGAGCTTAATGCTCGTAATCACCTTTTTTCAGCACGTTGCAGCCCAAAATAGGGTGGTGTCGGGAAAGGTGACGGACCAGAAGTCGGGCGAAGGTTTGCCTGGGGTTACGGTACTGCTGAAAGGCACTACCAACGGTGGCTCGACTAATGCGGATGGTGGATTTAGCCTGACCATACCCAGTACCGACGGGACCTTGATGTTTAGTTCGGTGGGCTATATACCGCAGCAGCGCATCATCGGCAGCGAAACCAAGTTCAATGTGAGTTTGGTTGCCGACGTGAAGGAACTGAGTGAAGTGGTGGTAACGGCCCTTGGCATCGAGAAGGATAAGCGCACCCTGGGCTATGCCACCCAAGAGATAAAGGGTGGCGAAGTAGCCCAGAAATCAGAGCCCAACGTAGTGAACGCCTTGCAAGGCAAGGTTTCGGGGGTCAACATCACGGGAGCCAGCGGCTTGGCGGGCTCCTCTACAAACATCAACATCCGTGGCATCACCTCTTTAGGAAGCAGCAACCAGCCGTTGTTCGTGGTGGACGGCATCCCGATCAGCAACGACGCTGACCGCACCAACGGGGGCGCTGCTGGCACGCTGTACGGGGCCCAAACCTCCAACCGGGCCGCCGACATCGACCCGGAGAACGTGGCCAGCATCAGCATTTTGAAGGGCCCCGCGGCGGCGGCGCTGTACGGGTCGCGGGCTTCTTCGGGGGCCATTTTGATTACCACCAAGTCAGGCGCAAACGTCACACGGAAGCTGGAGGTCAACGTTACGTCGGGCCTCAACTTCCAGAGTGTGCTCGGCTTGCCCGAGTTTCAGAACGGCTACGGCCAGGGCACCGGCGGAGTAAATACCACCCTCAACGGCGCGGGCAATATCTACACGGGCAGCGTCAATTCCTGGGGCCCGGCTTTCGGCACGGGCCCTACCCGCCCCAACGGCCTGTTACTAGCCGATAACTCGTTCCTGCCTTACCAAGCGTACCCGGATAACATTCGCAACTTTTTCAAGCGGGGTGTACTGCTGACGAACGGCGTTCAACTGGCGGGCAACAACGGAACGTCCAACTTTTCGCTCAACGTCAACAACACGCACCAGAAAGGGCTAACCGAATCGTCGACGTTGAATCGTACCAACGTTCAGTTGGGCGGTGGCACCACTTTGCAGAACAAGATCCGGCTTACGGGTTCGGTCAATTTCTCTCAAACCGACCAGTTGGCGCCCCAAACGGGCAATGGGGCCAGTGCATTCGGCACCTTGTCGGCCGTGCCGCGAAGCTATGACTTGCAAGGCCAGCCCTACCAGACGGTTACGGGGGCCAACCTGTTCTTTCCAGGGCGCGACAACCCGAACTGGAACCTACTGAATACCAACACATCCAGTAACGTCACCCGTTTTATTAACGTGGCCAGCGTAGGCTACGACTTCTTGCCCTGGCTGAGCGTTACGTACCGGGCCGGCTTGGACGCCTACACCGACCGCCGGAAACAGATTGCGGCCATCAGCTCGAACCGCAACCCGACCGGTCTAATTTTCCAAGACAACATCCAGTACGCGGAGTTCACGGGCGACCTGCTGATCAACGCGAAGAAGGATAACCTCTTTTTTGACAAGCTGAACGCCAACCTGTTGGTTGGCCAGCAGGTGAATCAGCGTCGGCGCAACGAGCAGTACGTATCGGCCGCGACGCTTTCGCAGCCCGGCTTTTACAACACCATCAACGCGGCCAACTTTACGGGCAGTGGCGAAATTTCGACGGTTCGGCGCTTGCTGGGCTACTACGCCGACCTTTCGCTGGCCTACAACAACTTCTTGTTTTTGGAAGCAACGGCGCGCGTGGACCAGTCCTCTACCCTACCCAAAAACAACAACACCTACTTGTACCCGTCCGTGTCGGCCGGCTTCGTGTTTACGGATGCCTTTCACATCGATTCGCGCTTCTTCTCCTACGGCAAAATTCGGGCGAACGTGGCCCGCGTGGGCCGCGATGCCGATCCGTACGTGCTGGAATCTTACTACGTTTCGGCCGGCCAAGGCAACAACGTCGCCAACGTGACTTTTCCCTTTAACGGGGTGGTGGGCTTTAAGCCCAGTACGTCCATTGGCGGGGGCGACGTGCTGAAGCCCGAGTTTACCAAGTCGGGCGAGGTGGGCCTGAACCTGGGCTTCTTCAACAACCGCGTCACCTTGGACGCTACCTACTTCAGCACGGTTAGCTCCAACCAAATTTTGCAAGTAACGCTGCCCGGTACCACGGGCTATAGCAGCTTCATAACCAATGCCGGGAAGCTCACCAACAAAGGCATTGAGCTACTGGCCAACATCCGGCCGGTTAAGAGTGCCTCGGGCTTTACCTGGGACGTTACGGCCAACTACACCCGCCTGCGCAACCTGGTGGTGGACATTTACCCCGGCGTGACGAGTTCGTCGATTGCCGGCAACTCGTTCATCGGGTCGGTGCCGTCGTACGTGGTGGGCCAGCCCTACGGGGTTATTTTAGGCCAAAAGAAGGCCACTGCCCCCGACGGCCAGTACCTGATCAACGGTAAAACGGGCTTGTGGGTGCCGGAGCTGAGCGCGCAGGTGACGGCCAACCCGAACGTGAACTGGCAAGGAGGCATTACTAACACCTTGGCCTACAAAGGGCTCAATTTCTCTTTCTTGGTAGATGCCATTGTGGGCGGCGACATCCTGTCGTTCACGCAAGCCGCCTACAAGTCGGCGGGCATGCTAAAGGAAACCGGCGTTGACCGCAACATGCCGCGCGTCATCCCGGGCGTGATTCAGGGCGTGGCGGCCGATGGCAGCGCGACCTACACGCCTAATAATATCCAGGTAGATGCCCAGAACTACTGGAGCAACCAAGGCCTGCAGAGCGACCTGGCCATCTTTGATGGCACCCACTATACCCTACGCGAAGTCTCGCTGGGGTACGCGCTACCCAAGGGACTGCTGGAGCACACGCCGTTTGGCAACGTATCGTTCTCCATCTCGGGCCGCAACCTGCTCTATTATGCCCCCAACGCTAACTTCTTCCCGGAAGTGAACACCCAGGGCGCGGGTAACATCCGCGGGCTCGACTTACAGGGCCCCCCGAGCGTGCGCAGCTACGGCGCCTACCTGCGGTTCACCCTGTAA